One genomic region from Rosa rugosa chromosome 1, drRosRugo1.1, whole genome shotgun sequence encodes:
- the LOC133735989 gene encoding sigma factor binding protein 2, chloroplastic, translating to MDDTNSNLVGSSCSSGQMKHQTQSQAKTRSSSCKSKKKPIKVVYISNPMKITTSASEFRALVQQLTGQDADDLPDLHRTSNNHLITPMVSSRRQPESSNSNTTTQYYDDHDEHHQHLYDDVDGLFVPEMLDSFVPAVKGFL from the coding sequence ATGGATGATACTAATAGTAACCTAGTTGGTAGTAGTTGTAGCAGTGGACAGATGAAGCATCAAACTCAAAGTCAAGCAAAGACGAGAAGCTCCAGCTGCAAATCCAAGAAGAAGCCGATCAAAGTGGTTTACATATCAAACCCGATGAAGATTACAACGAGCGCCTCCGAATTCAGGGCTTTGGTTCAGCAGCTCACCGGCCAAGATGCTGACGACCTGCCAGATCTCCATCGTACTAGCAACAACCACCTCATCACACCAATGGTCAGCAGCAGGCGGCAGCCAGAAAGTTCAAACTCAAATACCACCACCCAATATTATGATGATCATGATGAGCATCACCAGCACTTGTATGACGACGTCGATGGTCTTTTTGTGCCTGAAATGCTTGATAGCTTTGTGCCTGCCGTCAAGggttttctttga